AGTTCACCACACACCAATTCATAGCATATTATCACCATCAATCACTTCAAGACCCctcttttgtttgattttatgTTATTTTCCCCTTTATCCTTATCCCCACTCCCACAGAGATAGCACCAGGTAAACTTTCAACTATGATATCTCCTTTGAGCAGCTATTGCCCGCCAGCCCCTCTGCCAGGGCAGTATTACTTATTTCTCACATCAACCCTGCAGAGCataatttcacagatgaggaatccCAGTGAGGGGTATGACAAACTACAAGCGCTCGGCCAAGAAGGGGTGTACAGCCTGCAACCCAGGCCTCCTGACACCAAGCCCACCTTTACCACCACCCTGTGCAAGATCACTGGTTGCTTGTCCATTTTCAGTTATTGTCCAGGGCCTCGTAAGCCACAATGCAGAGGGCCGGATCCAGAGCCTGCAGCTCCTAAGCAGTCTGAATGGTTCGGGGAATGCGGCCCCAGGGATGGTGGGCTGGCTAATTGGCAGCTCGGACTTCCAGCAGCAGCAGGAAGACAGGTAAGACCGGGAACCCCACCCTGACCCTGGGGCTCTTTATAGGCCTCTGGGTCACAGGGCAGAGCTGAAGGGGTAAAGGGCTTGGAGGCCTGAAGGAAGAGGGAAAGACTATtgaaaggagagagagtggaagtGCCAATACAAGGATGAGTGGGAGGCCCAAAGGGACTCAAAGGGATCCTTTGGGGAGACAGCATAGCAAGGAGATTAAAAACGAAGGCTCAAGAGTAAAAGTGTCTGAGTTTAAATCCTAGCTCTACCACCAACCTTGGGAAatttgcttaaccactgtggtcccatctataaaatgggtaccCAAAGCACAGCCTGGATAAACACCTGGGGTGCCAAGGGATCCAGGACTAGGGTCTGCATACAGATCCCCACACTATTGCTTTTAGGTGTGTGGCTATGGCCGTGGCATTTGAGCTGTCTGAGCTTCAGCCTTCAGTCCTCATCAgtgaaatgggtataataattGGGTATGAAAATTGTTCTGAGAATTAAGGACCATGCATGTAATTTCTCTGATGTATacgaaaacccaaaccagttgctgttgggtgaaggCTGACTTGTGgtgtaaaaacagcatgggggcggtgtctgacctcctctaacttcacaagggggaagagaatcaaaatcaacagcccaaggctgatgttTATGAGGCGGAGGCcagacatgcctcttctctccgccatctttactaattctgacaccaatcgCCCCTCTCACGGCATTCTctgtttctctgctgggttccataattcattacaatggccgcacagaactcacaaacaacactcacaattatggggtttattagggaagtaacagttataattcaggctcaggaacactcaggatacagtcctTCCAGcgggatagcctcttcccagccatgctggcaggcacacctctccctcgTCCTCagcctctccccaaaggcactcaactttctgtctctgtgggtgGGAATCCCACTGCGCCGCCTGATctttgctgctgggtctctcctgccaccgcttctcagtgctttcagggttacagctctctctctctttctctgtctgcctgcctctctctcagtctcctgcttccaggagatTCTCAACGCAGGGATCccgggcccaaaggacatgcAGGCTCCTGGCTGTTTTTCCTTGCCAATAGTGGGATCTTTCCTCTCCAGCCTCTGGCATGGCTCGCCTCAAgcccagcgggatggcaaaactgaccaattcctttggtgtaggccacaattaccctatcacacagtcccgcccaatcacttgagagttacaagaccatggcgagaaaggccacacgAAAGTGGTCTATCACACCgtacatggcaaccccacgtgtgtcaggatagaactgtgtgccatagggttttcaatagctgatttttttttttagtagtagatcatcaggcctttgttccaaggcacctctgggtggactcgaacccccaGTCTTTCAATCAGCAGCTGagtgtgctaaccatttgcactacccagggacttagCAGATGAATAATAGTTGATATCTATAATAAACCTTGGAGAACTAGGCCAGTTCTCCTCACCTTTATTTTAACTCCTTCCTCTCAGACTGAGACAGGGCTCTTCAGCTTCCCAGGTGTCACAGCTGCTGAACTATACAGCATCATTATTCCAGCCTGCTATGCCCTTGATCCCCCTTCTCTCTAGTCTGAATTAGTCCCAGTAGTCACCAGCAGGGTTGATCTATATACGATGTGCAGGCATAATCACCTCCTCGTATTCATTCTTCTAACAATTGCTGTAGTTATtccttgagcacctactgtgtgccaggatcTGGGCTTGGTGTTAGGAATAAAGCTTTGAACAGGACATGGTCCCTGCCTTGTTGGGTCTTGCATTCTAGTTAGTGAGATAGGCCAAAAGTCAATAACTGATTTTAGGTAGAAGGACATGTTATAGAGACAAATTTAGCAAGGTGAGCAGTTAGAGTGAGGAGGTTGACCACAAGAACCTTTTTAGAGGTGACCCTTAAGTAGAAACTTAAAGGGAGTGAGTGAcatggggtggtggggggagcaTGCTGGGCTGAGGGAGcagtaagtgcaaaggccctgaggtaggaaaCAGTTTGGAGTCTCTGAGGAAGAGAGAAACACCTGCATGGCTGGGTAAGCAAGGGGAAGAGTCAGAGGAGATCAGCTCTATGGGCAGGTGAGCATTGGATCCTGCTGGGCCTTGGGAGCTACAATATGGTGATCAGATTTTATTCCAAGAGCAGTGAGAAACCAGCGGAGAGTGTTGAGTGGCAGGTGAGTGACTGCTGTGTGGCGAATAGCCTGTAGAGAAGACAAGATGGCCACAGGGAGCCCAGTGCTGCAGCATCACCAGGCAAGATGTGATGGTCACCTGGACTAGGTCATAGAAAAGGAGGTGGTGGGAAGTAACCAAATTGAGTATCTATTTTGCAGGCAGGGCCAATATGATTTACTGATGGGTTGGATGGCAGGGAAGGATGGAGAGAAGTCAAAGACAGCTCGTGGGTTTTGGCCTGGGCTAGGTGGATTGTGCGCTATCTCCTGAGGTAAGAGGCTCCATCTGAGGACAGGTCCTGGGTCTGGGCCCTCAGCTCATTAGCAGTTGGCTGTAGGTGCACAAATCAGTGCGTAAAGCTGATGGAACACTCTGGGCCAGCTTGCAACCCAGGGCTCCTGCTGTGTGCTCTTGCTCTCAGAGCATCTTTTAGACAGCCTGACTCCAATTCCCATTGGCAGGCCCTCTTTGCAGACAGGCCAGCTTGTCTCTCAGCATGCAGCCTTGCCTGTCCACAGGCCCTCACTCACATAGGGCCTCTGCTCTTTCCTTGTGTAGCATCAACATCACCAACATTCAGCTGGACAGCAGGATCCGAATGTCTTTCCATAAGGAGTGGTTCTGGGCAAACATCTCACTTGAATTTGACATCAGATTTAGACTGTGAGTCCCACGAAAGAAGGGTTTGTTGGATTCTGCTCCTCTGCACTAGGAATCCAGGAGCTGGGGGAAAATTGGGCAACCCGAGAACCCAGGACTTCCTGAACCCAACCTGGCTTTGATTTTGGCTTCCATACtcatgtgtgaccttgggcaagtcacttctccTCTCTGAACCTTGGTTTCTTCAGCTGAAATATAGATGGAGATCATTAGACAGTGGAGGGAGCTCATTTGCTCATTTAAACCTATGTGAATTCACtacactgggtttgattttttttttttaaaaaagagagagaatcccATTAATGATTAATTAGTGATTAATTGCCTCATtactcttctttccttttgttcaaactgtctttttcccaaggaAAGGGAGCTCACAGCTAAATGGTAAAGATTTTGAAAATACATTTCTCAGCTTTTGAATTTTTAAAGGCCCCTGATCTGGTCTATTGAAAGCCACTCTGGCTTTCCCAATTTTCTCCTTAATCCCTGACTTGAAGATTTAACATCCAGGTGACATGAATCCCCACTGGGCCTTCCTCACTAGTTTGTTGAAAGGGCTCAGGGTGCAAGGAGAGGCCCCGGCAGCAGACAGCGGCCATCTTTGCCTACAGGAGTGAGCCACCCTTCATGTTGGCTACTTCCACCTCCTCCTACAGTTTctgtctcctctcctctccctcctcctccctctccacctCGTCCTCCTTCTCTGCTCTCTCTTCCCCAGGCCCTTCAATAACAAGATCATACAGCTACATGCACACGTGAACCTCGTCGTGGAATTCTGGCTGGAGAAAGACGAGTTTGGCCGAAGGGATCTGGCAATGGGCAGTTGCCACGTGGAGCCCAGCAGTGTCAATGTGATGGTCCTAACTGAGTAAGGCCCCAGCTGCCATCCCCCAGCCCTGGCTCCCTTCCCACTGCCCTAGCTGCAGCCTCACTTCTCCCCCACCTCCTGGATAAGTCCAAACAGACCTCATCCTTTCCCCTGGATCTGTTGCTCCTCCCACGTCCCCATCCCAGTGATGGCCTTGCCACCCTCTCAGGAGCcagactcctcctcctcctcactctCTGCAACCCATCTCTCACTGGTTCCCGTATTGACCTCCTGGTAGCCCTTCATCTCTCCTTTCTCTTCATCCCAACAGCCACTGCCCTGGCTCAGTCAGCTGCCTGGACCATTGCAGTAGCCTCCTCCCGGGTTTCCCTGACTCACATCTCACCTCCTCCATTCCATTCTCCACCCTGCAACTGAAATAACCTTCTAACACAGAAATCTGGTCAAGTTCCAGCCCTTGGTCCAAACCTTCCAATGGTTCTCCAATGCCCTCAGGATAAAGCACAAACTCCCGAATGCGACTACCTGTCCTCTCCCTGCCTGGAGCTGCAGCCCTTTTCCTCCAGCCTCCCTGAAAGATCCATGCATCCTCAACACATCCAGCATTTCACGCCACCTCACCTTTGCACGTGCTGATCCCTTTGCCTGGAGTGCCCTTCCCATCTTCTCTAAAACCCCTCCtcatcactcattcattcaacaactatttaccAAGCACCTCCTATGTGCGAGGCACTGTGCTCCATGCTAGGGATATAGTGGTGAACAAGACAGAAAAACTAGACAGTAATGAAGATCTGTAGATTGACTGACCAAACCCATCAATCTCAACAGACTGTGAGTCCTTCAAGGGCAAGGTCTGTGCCCGATTTGTCTTTGTAATCCCAGCATACTGAATACAACTAAGTCTTCAGTGGATGCCCATCCATTTACTCGTCAGACGTTCATTGAGTGCCTAggttcctcctccctctctgcaGCCCGCCTGCAGCATTCATGGGAGGACAGTGGAGAGGAAAGACTGTGGGCTCTGGATCTATGTAGACATGGTTCTAATCCAGTcagcacttactagctgtgtgaccttgagcaagtcacgtCACTTCTCTGAGTTATTCCTTTGACTGTTGCTGACAGTGATACTTCTCGTATAGGGCTGGGTGAGGACGAAATGACTGTGTGAGGTGTACTCAACACATAGCACCTGGTATCAGTATGTCCTGTATTTATCTGTTCTGTTCGCCCACCTCTTTTTCTAGGGATATCCCACCAAAGATGAAACATTTTATCCGCAACCTCAGAGAGAACCTGGAAAAAGTTATTCCACTCCTGGTAGCGAGCCAGGTAacttttggaaaaaatattttccattttgacCTCCTTGAGTTTGAGGGTCAGGGCATATATATTAGCAGTTAGGAGAGTTTCAAATCTTGGGCTTTGGAATCTGAAGAATTTCAATTAAAATTACAATTCTGCCATCTACTTGTTGTGTctccttgggcaagtgacttagcctccctgagtctcagtttccccatctttaaaaaaaaaaatcacagtcccTAACCTCATAGGGCTGTCAAGAGGATTCAGGAAGACAATGCACAAAAGTGTTCTGCATGGTGCCTAGTGTGTAATTGGTGCTCAATATAAGGGAACCCCTCTTGCATAATTCCTTTTGGAAATCCAGGTGAGTCAAAGCTTCCAGCCACAGGCACTccaactttctttcttttttattgtgctttaagtaaaatttacaattcaagtcagtttctcatataaaaccttatacacacattgttacatgaccctagttgctctccctataatgggacagcacactcctcctctccaccctgtatttcccgtgtccattcaaccagctcctgttcccctctgccttctcttctcacctccagacaggagctgcccacttagtctcatgtgtgtacttgagctaagaagtacactcctcaccaatatcattctATGTCCTAAGGTtcactctaatctttgtctgaagagttggcttcaggaatgattttagttttgagctaacagacAGTCCggaggccatgtcctctggggtccctccagtctcagtcagaccattaagtctggtcttttactagaatttgagtcctgcaacccacttttctcctgctccatcagggactctctgttgtgttccatgtcagggcagtcattggtggtagccaggcaccatctagttcttctggtctcaggctgatggagtttctggtttatagGCACTCCAACTTTCTTTTCCCAGACCCTGACTTAACCCTTCTCTCTATGATGGTGGTCCAGGTATGTCCTCTGATGGATGAAATCCTCAGGCAGCTGGATGTGAAACTGTTGAAAAGCCTCCTGGGTGAGTGTCTGCAGCCATATGGGAAAGACAGCTTGGACATGGCCAATGGCTGGAAGAAGTATCCTCCACCAGAGCCTGAGGGCTGTCTGCACTTTCTATGAAACAGACTCAAACCTCAGGTTAGCAGAGATTGCAGCTTCTCTCAAGATCTCCACCCAACCCAGTAGGCCCACCGGCCCCTCCCCAAGCCTAAGCCCATCCCCACTCCAGTTGCAGATTAATATAGTCCCTGCCTTCGTGGAGCTGTATGTGCCTTCACGGAGCTCACAgtgaaagaaagacaagaaacgAATAATTTAAAATTGTTTGGGAAGAATTTGCATGTGAGTGCTCCTGGCATCGGCCCTTGGTCAGCATGGTTGGATAAGTTTTCCTTCAGTGTGGGTTTGTGGGTGGAAGGGGTGTAGGCCTGGTGACCAAAGGTGGACCTTCTTACACAACAGGCTGCACTTCATGAAGTCAACCAACCATGAATTCAGCCAACCTCCACACGCCAGACGGAATGTCCTCTAGCTGCCTACGATGATCAGGACCTGCCATGTCCTGGGACCTTAAGTCTCCTTCAGAGTGGAGCTTATGCTGTCTCTGGAAACCTTTACCATAGCTCCTGTGGACCTCCTGTCTTCTCTCCCAATAAACTCCCTCTAGCTCGGGAGGATGTAGAGGTCCCCCTGCCCGGGCCCTGAGGCTTGGGTTCCAGAAGCCCAACCTGATAAAGCGTCCATTCCCAGACTAAATATCCCTGGGTTTGCCCATCAGCCCAGAAACACCAGAGAAAGCAGCCCTGGTCTGTCGTTTGCAAACAGAAACCCACCCATGGATTTGCTGAGCAACGCAGGGAGGGTCCTGTTGAGATTTCCCATTCCCTCGTTCATTCAATCCCCctgctgtgtgccaagcacttcCCCAGGCTCCAGAGAAAGGGTGATAGAGTGGAAAAGCATAAACTTTGGAGCTGAACATATTTGAGTTCAGATTAGATTCAGGTCAACTAGAAGTCCCATGAGAGTGTGGACCGTGTCCATCATGGTGACTGATGAGTCACCAACCCCCAGCATAGAGTTGGGCACAGACTTTGGGCTCAGCAGATATTTATggttaaatgagtgaatgaatcttGGTCTTATGACTCAGTAGCTGTTTGGGAAAAAACACTTTACTTCTCAGTCTTCCTCATCTGCAGAATGGGAATCAAATTCTTATAGGGCATGGAACTACAGAAACCCTCACATACTGCTAGTGGGAGGTAAATTTTACTTTATAAAACTGTGTGGCAGCATCTACTGAAGCTGAACATGTGCCTGccctatggcccagcaattccccCACTTGGTGTATACTCAACAGCAATGCACGCTAGCTGGCACCAAAAGACTTGTGCAttgatgttcactgcagcaataTTCACAACAGCCCCAAACTAAAAACTCCCTAACTGCTCATCTAAAAAACAGATAAATAGAATATGGGTAAATAACTTGCGGCCTAGCCACCCAGTGGGAAACTCTGCAGCAATGAAAGGAATCCACAACCACACATGACCATCTGGATGAGTTGCAGAAACAACACAaggttaagtgaaagaagccagatgcaaaagaGCACATGTCATATGCTCCCATATGTATGAAGCTCCAGAATAAGGAAAACTAATCTATCCTGTTAGAGAACAGGGGAGTGGCTACCCTCTGGGATAGCTTAGGGACTGGGAGGGGACTAAAGGGGCTTCTGAAGAACTGATACTGCTCTGTTTTTTGACATGGGTGCTGGTTAGGGTGAAGTGTTTCACTTTGTGAAAATTCTTTGAACTATTTGCTTAtgtgcattttaaaataaatattctattttaacaaaaatttaaaaataccttGCAGGCTGCTTGTGATGAATacgtttttaaaaatcatttgtatTATGTTTAACATATGTTAGGTCCATGGGAAATTCTTATTATATgtcatttaaataatttttaattatttgattATTGACTATGCAGTTAATAAATATTGATTCCCTCCCATCTCCACCCGAGGGTTTGGAAAACATACTGAGAAATCAAGGGGGAATAACAACAGTAGTATCACTCATGTACTAAGCACTTGGTATGTGCCAAACATGGTGCTCGGAGTTTATATTCAGCATCTCATCAAATCCTTACTGCAAACCCCATAACAAAACTGTTATCCCATTTCGCCCAagtagaaactgaggctcagagagataaaGTCACCTGCCCAATGTCACGTAGCAAGGAAATGGCCAAGTCCAGGCTGCCTGAAGGCAGCCAGACTCTAGGGCAACCCCCGCCCCcagccttccctccctcccttccaggGGAAAGTGATGAAATACATGTTCCACTGAACTGACGAACCCAAACAAGGAAGTGTTAACAGCTCAGACAAACATAGGGCAAGAGAAGCTCAAGTCTCCATCTTTCCATTCAAGCTTCCTAATCTGAAATGCTTTACCAGGGATTTGCAACCCTAAACTCTGGTATTCACACAAATGGCCCCCCTTGACAGCCTGGAGCCTGTGGGGTTCTTCCTGCTCCTGAGTCAAAGAGCAAACACAGGAAAGCTGGTCCTGTACCCTGGGGGTTGCCTGGGCTCTCACTGAAGGCACCGTTTGTCACCTTCCTCCTAAACCCTCCTGGGGCAGTTCAGAGGCTTCCTcaaggagttggaatccaccagctgctccttggaaaccctatggggcagttctactctgtcctatagggtcgttatgactcGGAACCCActagacagctttttttttttttaatcattatactgcagctctggtggtgcagtggttaaagaattcggctgctaaccaaaaggttggcagttcaaatccaccagcagctccttggaaaccctgtggggtagttctactctgttctatagggtctactacgagtcggaataggcctgaaggcaacgggttttggtatgATAATACTGGGGTCGGGGGTAGGGGCAGCTTAAGCAgaaaaaactcgttgccgtagggtcaatttcaactcatagtgaacctataggacagagtagaactgccccatagagtttccaaggagtgactggtgggtttgaactgccaacattttggttagctgccgtagctcaccgtagcttttaaccactgggccaccagggctccgtttaaGCAGAAAGAATCCGCACATTATGACCTGAACCTTGCTTCAGGCCCGACCATCTGTGCCCTGTAGCTGCAATTCACAGTCTTAGGGCACAGACTCTGTGCCAGGTATTAGGCTGGAAGCTGCATTTGTTCCCACATTTAACCCTCTCCACAGCCCTAGGAGGTGGGTGGTGTTAGCTCCATGTTATAGAGGAGGAAACCAAAGCCCAAAGAgtggcagttgttgttgttgttaggtgccgtcaagttggtttcgactcatagcaaccctatgcacaacagaacgaaacactgcccagtcctgcgccatccttacaatcgttgttatgcttgagctcattgttgcagccactgtgtcaacccacctcgttgagggtcttcctcttttccgctgaccctgtactctgccaagcctgatgtccttctccagggactgatccctcctgacaacatgttcaaagtatgtaagacgcagttttgccatccttgcctctaaggagcattctggctgtacttcttctgagacagatttgttctttcttttggcagaccgaggtgtattcgatattcttcgccaacaccacaattcaaaggcgtcaattcttcttcggccttccttattcattgtccagctttcacacgcatatgatgtgattgaaaataccatgacttgggtcaggtgcaccttagtcttcaaggtgacatctttgctcttcaacactttgaagaggttctttgcagcagatttacccagtgcaatgcatcttttgatttcttgactgctgcttccatggctgttgattgtggatccaagtgaaatgaaatccttgacaacttcaatcttttctccgtttgtcatgatgttactcattggtccagttgtgagggtttttgttttctttatgttgaggtgtaatccatactgaaggctgtggtctttgatcttcattagtaagtgcttcaagtcctcttcactttcagcaagcaaggttgtgtcatctgcataatgcaggttgttaatgaatcttcttccaatcttggtgccctgttcttcttcatatagtccggcttctcagattatgtgctcagcatacagattaaataggtatggtgaaagaatacaacactgacgcacacctttcctgactttaaatcaatcagtatccccttgttctgtccaaacaactgcctcttgatctgtgtaaagattcctcatgagcacaattaagtgttcgggaattcccattctttgcaatgttatccatagtttgttatcatcctcacagtcgaatgtctttgcataaccaataaaagacaggtaaacatccttctggtattctctttcagccaggatccatctgacatcagcaatgatatccctggttccacgtcctcttctgaaactgcctgaatttctggcagttccctgtcgatatcctgctgcagccagttttgaatgatcttcagcaaaattttgcttgtgtgtgatattaatgatattgttctataatttccacattcggttggatcacctttattgggaataagcataaatatggctctctcccagtcagttggccaggaagctgtcttccatatttcttggcatagatgagtgagcacctccagtgctgcatctgtttgttgaaacatctcaattgatagtccatcaattcctggagccttgttttcgccaatgccttcagagcagcttggacttcttccttcagtaccaccggttcctgatcatatgccacctattgaaatggttgaacatcgactaattctttttggtataatgactgtgtattccttccatcttcttttgatgcttcctgcatcgtttaatattttccccatggaatccttcactattgcaactcgaggcttgaattttttcttcagttctttcagcttgaaaaacaccgagcatgttcttcccttttggttttcaatctccagctctttgcacatgtcattataatactttgtcttctcgggacgccctttgaaatcttctattcagttcttttacttcatcaattcttccttttgctttagctgctcaacgatcaagagcaagtttcagagtctcctctgacatccatcttcgtcttttctttctttcctgtcttttcaatgacctcttgctttcttcatgtatgatgtccttgatgtcattgcacaactcatctggtttttggtcactagtgttcagtgcatcaaacctattcttcagatggtctctaaattcaggtgggatatactcaaggtcatattttggctctcatggacttgctctgtttttcttcagttttatcttgagcttgcatatgagcaattgatggtctgttccacagtcggcccctggccttgttctgactgatgatatggagcttttccatcgtctctgtccacagatatagtcaatttgatttctgtgtgttccatctggcgaggttcatgtgtatagttgccgtttatgttggtgaaagaaggtatttgcaatgaagaagtcattggtcttgcaaaattctatcattcaatctccgacattgtttctatcaccaaggccatattttcccactactgatccttcttctttgtttccaacttttgcattccaatcaccagtaattatcaatgcatcttgattgcatgttcaatcaatttcagactgcaacagctgttaaaagtcttctatttctccatctttggccctagtggttggtacataaatttgaataatagtcgtattaactggtcttccttgtaggcatatggatattatcctatcactgacagcgttgtacttcaggatacatcttgaaatgttctttttgatgatgaatgcaacaccattcctcttcaagttgtcattcccagcatagtatactatatgattgtcagattcaaaatggccaataccagtccatttcagttcactaatgcctaggatatcgatgtttatgtgttccttttcattttcgatgatttccaattttcctagattcatacttcgtacattccaggttccgattattaatggatgtttgcagctgtttcttctcattttgagtcgtgccacatcagcaaatgaaggttccaaaagctttactccatccacatcattaaggtcaactctactttgaggaggcagctcctccccagtcatcttttgaatgccttccaacctggggggctcatcttccagcactatatcagacaatgttccgctgctattcataaggttttcagtggttaatgcttttcagaagtagactgccgggtccttcttcctactctgtcttagtctggaaactcatctgaaacctatcctccatgggtgaccctcctggtatctgaatactggtggcatagcttccagcatcacagaaacatgcaatcccccatagtacga
Above is a genomic segment from Loxodonta africana isolate mLoxAfr1 chromosome 24, mLoxAfr1.hap2, whole genome shotgun sequence containing:
- the BPIFA3 gene encoding BPI fold-containing family A member 3; its protein translation is MPPFWKLFILLDLLALHSVLPKQPRPSLAKAHTESRSTLARIIVQGLVSHNAEGRIQSLQLLSSLNGSGNAAPGMVGWLIGSSDFQQQQEDRPFNNKIIQLHAHVNLVVEFWLEKDEFGRRDLAMGSCHVEPSSVNVMVLTEDIPPKMKHFIRNLRENLEKVIPLLVASQVCPLMDEILRQLDVKLLKSLLGECLQPYGKDSLDMANGWKKYPPPEPEGCLHFL